One Candidatus Sulfurimonas baltica DNA segment encodes these proteins:
- a CDS encoding YfhL family 4Fe-4S dicluster ferredoxin: MALIINDECIACDACREECPTEAIEEGDPIYYIDPDRCTECVNIYDEPACISVCPVDCIIPDKDNVESIAELQFKYKNLQLEE, from the coding sequence ATGGCTTTAATTATAAATGACGAGTGTATTGCGTGCGATGCATGCCGAGAAGAGTGCCCTACAGAAGCGATTGAAGAAGGAGATCCTATATACTATATTGATCCAGATCGCTGTACAGAGTGTGTGAATATATATGATGAGCCTGCATGTATTTCTGTTTGTCCTGTTGACTGTATCATACCAGACAAAGATAATGTAGAGTCAATCGCTGAGCTTCAGTTTAAGTACAAAAACCTCCAACTAGAAGAGTAG
- a CDS encoding sensor histidine kinase, which translates to MFSKKSIRKVFLIKLIFSLASLILIFSSFLYFYIENSILEEKYQEIVKYAKNIAHNKSLYDSVTPLIPDLYLGLDVEIVQLKKSHIEEDLYQTSKIDKTYLTLIYPFNLDDLSYLKITKDISGTKKLLDKILHYIFIINIAGFLLAVVYSITLSKMLVSPIKALSNKLSDMNEHLIRPIKTENLPEEFESLGATINHLILRIQNFVKYQKELFIGTAHELKTPLAVIKLKNQVTLLKKRSPDEYIEALRVTNKTIDEMNNIVSNILNIGRQEGMQLDKPQEVDVIAILSKKADDFKLLAENEGKELQMNFEPSGFTAMLQVGLLNQIVQNFLQNALKFTPKDGKVTLQSSLNKYGLLIEVIDEGCGVDESVDLYAPFKRQGNKQGVGLGLFLAKSAADALGANISIKNRTDGTNGTIASLNLSSKLSCTLP; encoded by the coding sequence ATGTTTTCAAAAAAAAGTATTAGAAAAGTTTTTCTAATAAAATTAATTTTCTCTCTAGCATCTCTTATACTTATATTTTCATCTTTTTTATATTTTTATATAGAAAATTCTATTTTAGAAGAGAAGTATCAGGAGATTGTGAAATATGCAAAAAATATTGCACATAATAAATCACTATATGACTCAGTAACCCCTTTGATACCGGATTTATATCTTGGGTTAGATGTAGAAATTGTACAACTTAAAAAATCACATATTGAAGAAGATTTATATCAAACTAGCAAAATAGACAAGACCTACCTTACCCTTATTTACCCTTTTAATTTAGATGACTTAAGTTATCTAAAAATAACAAAGGATATTTCAGGAACAAAAAAACTGCTGGATAAAATTCTTCATTATATTTTTATAATAAATATTGCAGGTTTTTTACTTGCAGTAGTATATTCAATAACACTTTCTAAAATGTTGGTAAGTCCAATCAAAGCTCTTAGTAATAAACTCTCAGATATGAATGAGCATCTAATAAGACCGATAAAGACCGAGAACCTTCCTGAAGAGTTTGAATCTCTAGGTGCTACAATTAATCATCTTATCTTAAGAATTCAAAATTTTGTCAAGTATCAAAAAGAACTTTTTATAGGTACTGCTCACGAGCTAAAGACCCCGCTAGCTGTCATTAAATTAAAAAATCAAGTAACCTTATTAAAAAAACGCTCTCCTGATGAGTATATAGAAGCTCTGCGAGTTACAAATAAAACTATTGATGAGATGAACAACATAGTTTCAAATATACTAAACATAGGCAGACAAGAGGGTATGCAACTCGATAAACCTCAAGAAGTGGATGTTATCGCTATTCTGTCGAAAAAAGCTGATGATTTTAAACTTCTAGCTGAAAATGAAGGTAAAGAGTTACAAATGAACTTTGAACCCAGTGGTTTTACTGCAATGCTTCAAGTAGGCTTGCTGAACCAAATAGTTCAAAACTTTTTGCAAAATGCACTAAAATTCACACCTAAGGATGGCAAAGTTACGCTACAAAGTTCATTAAATAAGTATGGGTTACTTATTGAAGTCATTGACGAGGGGTGCGGAGTAGATGAAAGCGTTGACCTATATGCACCGTTCAAAAGACAAGGGAATAAACAAGGAGTTGGGCTGGGTCTTTTTCTAGCTAAAAGTGCTGCGGATGCCCTTGGAGCAAATATTAGCATAAAAAATAGAACAGATGGGACAAATGGAACGATTGCTTCTTTAAACCTAAGTTCAAAACTTTCTTGTACTTTACCCTAA
- a CDS encoding Ppx/GppA phosphatase family protein, whose amino-acid sequence MAQRVAVIDIGSNSVRMVVYEKTSRFAFRILHEEKSRVRISENAYQNDGILQEKAMQRTLYALENFLTIISSFKARKTLCVATSALRDAPNKKEFLHKARHNLGLKIKIIDGQRESYLGAIACANLLPQQDRALSIDIGGGSTEFSIISKNDIANNISLNLGTVRLKELFFDNNEISGAKELIDLQLKQLDNIDISTIIGIGGTFRAISLALMNNNKYPMKKLHAYESYYSEFSKFLTKILKSDENGLKKLGIKSARFDTIKPGALILDRVLNKFKVDNLITSGVGLREGVYLADLLRNSKDKFPINYNTSVRQILDSHVDDSAYSNQLSKLSKQLFDITHKKLGIDIKYRYELAIAAKLCISGSSMHFYSQNRHSYFLIQDALEFGFTHKQITLISTLAKYAKKRFPSSLHVEKYKELLPSKDELNGLSYLLSLSIALLSHKPRNIDFMFELSDKNLTVTSKNSLFLAKESVKKLNSLKNFNIIFSS is encoded by the coding sequence ATGGCACAACGAGTAGCAGTCATAGACATAGGTTCTAACTCAGTTAGAATGGTAGTCTATGAAAAAACTTCTCGTTTTGCATTTCGTATACTTCATGAGGAAAAAAGCAGGGTTAGAATATCTGAAAATGCCTACCAAAATGATGGGATTCTTCAAGAAAAAGCTATGCAAAGAACCCTTTATGCTCTTGAAAACTTTTTAACAATCATATCCTCATTTAAAGCAAGAAAAACTCTGTGTGTAGCAACATCGGCACTTAGAGATGCTCCGAATAAAAAAGAGTTCTTACATAAAGCCAGACATAATCTTGGGCTAAAAATAAAAATAATTGATGGGCAAAGAGAGTCTTACCTAGGAGCCATTGCCTGTGCAAACTTATTACCACAACAAGATAGAGCCTTAAGTATAGATATTGGTGGCGGATCAACTGAATTTTCAATAATATCTAAAAATGATATAGCCAACAATATATCACTCAACCTAGGAACTGTAAGGCTCAAAGAACTTTTTTTTGACAACAATGAGATAAGTGGTGCAAAAGAGCTTATAGATTTGCAGTTAAAGCAACTTGATAATATTGATATATCAACTATAATCGGAATTGGCGGAACATTCAGGGCAATTTCACTTGCTCTTATGAACAATAACAAATACCCTATGAAAAAATTACATGCTTATGAGTCATACTATAGTGAATTTAGTAAATTTTTAACAAAAATTTTAAAATCTGATGAAAATGGATTAAAAAAACTAGGGATTAAAAGTGCAAGATTTGACACCATAAAACCAGGTGCTTTAATTCTAGACAGGGTTCTAAACAAATTCAAAGTAGATAATTTAATAACAAGCGGTGTAGGCTTAAGAGAAGGGGTTTATCTAGCTGATTTACTTAGAAATTCAAAAGACAAATTTCCGATTAACTACAACACCTCCGTAAGACAAATCCTTGACTCACATGTGGATGATTCAGCTTACTCCAATCAACTAAGCAAGCTCTCAAAACAATTATTTGATATAACGCACAAAAAACTTGGCATAGATATAAAATACCGCTATGAGCTAGCAATAGCTGCAAAACTTTGTATAAGTGGCTCTAGTATGCACTTTTATTCACAGAACAGACACAGCTATTTTCTTATACAAGACGCTCTGGAGTTTGGATTTACACATAAGCAGATAACGCTTATTTCAACCCTTGCAAAATATGCAAAAAAAAGATTCCCATCATCTCTACATGTAGAAAAGTATAAGGAATTACTTCCTAGCAAAGATGAACTAAATGGACTTAGTTACCTTTTATCACTGAGCATTGCACTTTTATCTCATAAACCTAGAAATATTGACTTTATGTTTGAGTTAAGTGACAAAAACTTGACAGTTACATCAAAAAATAGTTTATTTTTGGCAAAAGAGAGTGTAAAAAAATTAAATTCACTAAAAAATTTCAACATTATTTTCTCTTCTTAA
- the hsrA gene encoding homeostatic response regulator transcription factor HsrA, which translates to MRILIIEDEVTLNKMLAEGLKEFGYQSDVVETLKDGEYYLDIRNYDLVLMDWMLPDGNSVDIIGDIKTKTPKTTVIVLSARDDNESEIEALRSGADDYIRKPFDFDVLIARIEARLRFGGSNIISIDDLVINPEEEKITYKEQDIELKGKPFEVLTHLARHRDQIVSKEQLLDAIWEEPELVTPNVIEVAINQIRQKMDKPLGITTIETVRRRGYRFCFPKEIN; encoded by the coding sequence ATGCGCATTCTTATTATAGAAGATGAAGTTACATTAAACAAAATGCTTGCTGAAGGATTAAAAGAATTTGGCTACCAAAGCGATGTTGTTGAAACACTTAAAGACGGTGAATATTACTTAGATATCAGAAACTACGATTTAGTATTAATGGACTGGATGCTTCCTGATGGAAACTCTGTAGATATTATAGGTGACATAAAAACAAAGACTCCAAAAACTACTGTAATAGTTTTATCTGCAAGAGATGACAACGAGAGTGAAATTGAAGCATTAAGAAGCGGTGCTGATGATTATATTAGAAAGCCATTCGATTTTGATGTTCTTATTGCTCGTATTGAAGCTCGTCTTCGTTTTGGAGGAAGTAATATAATTTCAATAGACGATTTAGTTATCAACCCAGAAGAAGAAAAAATTACTTACAAAGAGCAAGATATAGAGCTTAAAGGTAAACCTTTTGAAGTTCTTACTCACCTAGCTCGTCACCGTGATCAAATTGTTTCTAAAGAGCAATTACTAGACGCGATTTGGGAAGAGCCAGAGCTTGTTACTCCAAACGTTATTGAAGTTGCTATCAACCAAATTCGTCAAAAAATGGACAAACCATTAGGAATAACTACAATTGAAACTGTTCGTCGTCGTGGATACCGTTTCTGTTTTCCAAAAGAAATCAACTAA